The following proteins are encoded in a genomic region of Leifsonia psychrotolerans:
- a CDS encoding ABC transporter substrate-binding protein, which produces MPLSPSRRRLTSAILALVVVSSAAGCAATTDPVTGATATPDTAAAQCPGADVPLTELVAAASPATLTGESTACLSSQAIEPIAGTPTPALPVTVTDNDGLTVTVTNADRIIAVDRSGTLAATVFALGLGDRVIARDSSTEFPGAADLPLITQNGHELAAEAVIALAPTVILTDRTVGSRDVLAQLREVGIPIVVVTADRSLSDNAVLIGQVATALGVPAAGTALTERLTSETDATIASIAALAPQNPADRPRILFLYMRGASSIYYIFGAESGADSLIDSLGGIDVASEFGWQGMKPLTAEALVATAPDVLLVMTNGLKSVGGVDGLLDTIPALQATPAGQHRRIVDMRDDAILAFGPRTSEVLDSLARAIYAPDAS; this is translated from the coding sequence GTGCCCCTCTCTCCCTCGCGCCGTCGCCTGACCAGCGCCATCCTTGCCCTCGTCGTCGTCTCTTCCGCCGCCGGCTGCGCGGCGACAACCGACCCGGTGACCGGCGCTACGGCCACCCCTGACACCGCCGCGGCGCAGTGCCCCGGAGCCGACGTTCCACTCACCGAACTCGTCGCCGCCGCCTCGCCCGCCACCCTGACCGGCGAATCGACGGCCTGCCTGTCGTCGCAGGCCATCGAGCCCATCGCCGGCACCCCGACGCCCGCCCTCCCCGTGACGGTCACCGACAATGACGGCCTGACGGTCACCGTGACGAACGCCGACCGCATCATCGCCGTCGACCGCTCCGGCACCCTCGCCGCAACGGTCTTCGCCCTCGGCCTCGGCGACCGCGTGATCGCCAGGGACAGCTCCACCGAGTTTCCCGGCGCTGCCGATCTGCCGTTGATCACCCAAAACGGCCATGAGCTGGCCGCCGAAGCGGTGATCGCCCTTGCCCCCACAGTGATCCTGACCGACCGCACCGTCGGCTCCCGCGACGTGCTCGCCCAGCTGCGTGAGGTCGGGATTCCGATCGTCGTCGTCACGGCCGACCGCAGCCTCAGCGACAACGCGGTTCTCATCGGCCAGGTCGCCACCGCGCTTGGCGTTCCAGCCGCGGGCACCGCACTCACCGAGCGACTGACCAGCGAGACGGATGCGACAATCGCGTCGATCGCCGCTCTCGCCCCACAGAACCCCGCGGATCGCCCGCGTATCCTGTTCCTCTATATGCGCGGAGCGTCAAGCATTTACTACATCTTCGGTGCCGAATCCGGAGCCGATTCACTGATCGACAGTCTCGGCGGCATCGACGTGGCGTCGGAGTTTGGCTGGCAGGGCATGAAGCCCTTGACGGCGGAAGCCCTCGTCGCTACGGCACCCGACGTGCTGCTCGTGATGACGAACGGTCTCAAATCGGTGGGCGGGGTCGACGGCCTGCTCGACACCATTCCGGCGTTGCAGGCCACCCCCGCTGGGCAGCACCGACGCATCGTCGATATGCGTGACGACGCGATTCTCGCGTTCGGTCCGCGCACCTCCGAAGTGCTCGATTCGTTGGCCCGCGCGATTTACGCGCCGGATGCGTCGTGA